Proteins found in one Lonchura striata isolate bLonStr1 chromosome 25, bLonStr1.mat, whole genome shotgun sequence genomic segment:
- the MEIOC gene encoding meiosis-specific coiled-coil domain-containing protein MEIOC, which yields MWQGPEVTRPGAARGALSGRSLGALSPGAVSGRAAPPRPLIGGRHERSVFPLATRRRAGPIAAQRFAGRAAVTWPTEPLTLRGEVRGGRAGADWPSASGAGQWAGARGVRRPLGRREDNGRNSPQAAPRRPAPRAARSHGAPHAVLCVLTSLSFSLSPQPNVAFRGGGRCWGSAEGGGRPTDVFSTALPGSASLYGCYKSQNEENVQLPQAYSSSLSTSEYSAPMDPSLLYPPWSTCTDDTKQPAAPQINLKSRIQPERNDYGSETDLYGLVSDILEEQDKPQPCFAEGSCPPTLKSVWPVNTTRMEHHDLLPEARRAVVGAVPQQGFYGSESLPTADKQFLQSPTLVAQQKADDCYRSFAGVDLEEQSLYSARSDRANGCNLQTNESMKTTPVYQNYPYMKNTFAAQAGYSEAIKDSGVDAYSYGREKVCPKGADAQAHPKRAEAFLPQCHRYNEITDYTRYTEYSHAGKAKPNKGTSCSLQENRKLVNGTPEAPSLDAEPYAKLFQVKSGTQKKFEDTISDQHDFTFPKSVGLVSEKQFANESSFGTDFGQKFEYGLKSFAACPGNNGVEKQQLSKADLQNPEFYKSLPLLPSATVPSAGSSARPGWMNIQTKPTASGPFQNPSPSLKLNNQSPAFPKSSRHSNDGFQLPSSNLPLNSNLLHKYCQDNTLLSSLDFNYSTAERARAAACMEALVRGGEENFIEYLSEKKLKQPNGFCDSYLAQQLGIIDNLNKQRFQLKPQSEHCDLEGQNQADEVFQDMHQELLESQGQLHLGAGNGDTSAVGAGSCLQSPGIPNYVVGDFRRNRRLGPSTFPMRSAHLLDRSVVPLMEPHTLFSQNDLKRLYPCFTEKMYGDNALSGFVSAFGFQKQVKSRSGPASELHVRLEECYEQWRALEKERKKTESALAKNFQGKKVSSTNSIPIPRLTSNPSRVDRLIVDQLREQARVVTLLGKMERLRSSPLHPNIYTALDKLLESIHVVQAQRKDEIVSASSRQRHGPPRCQDERVVLALATALQALCLVTRKVRTVLWCAFQMTLPKPSAAAGNADMQKGDGIR from the exons ATGTGGCAGGGCCCGGAGGTGACACGGCCTGGGGCCGCTCGGGGCGCTCTCTCGGGGCGCTCTCTCGGGGCGCTGTCTCCGGGCGCTGTCTCCGGGCGAGCGGCGCCTCCGCGGCCGCTCATTGGCGGGAGGCACGAGCGATCTGTTTTCCCATTGGCTACgcgccggcgggcggggccaATCGCGGCGCAGCGCTTTGCCGGCCGGGCGGCTGTCACATGGCCGACAGAGCCGCTCACGTTGCGCGGGGAGGTGCGAGGCGGCCGCGCGGGCGCTGATTGGCCGAGCGCCTCGGGCGCTGGCCAATGGGCGGGGGCGCGCGGGGTGCGGCGGCCGTTGGGTCGGCGCGAGGACAACGGGCGGAACTCGCCTCAGGCCGCCCCGCGGCGGCCCGCGCCGAGAGCGGCCCGGAGCCATGGAG cccctcacgCCGTTCTGTGTGTTCTGACGTCCCTGTCCTTTTCCCTGTCCCCGCAGCCCAACGTGGCGTTCCGAGGCGGCGGCCGCTGCTGGGGCAGTGCGGAAGGAGGCGGGAGGCCCACGGATGTGTTCAGCACCGCCCTGCCGGGCTCTGCCTCGCTCTATGGCTGCTACAAATCACAG AATGAAGAAAATGTGCAGTTACCTCAGGCCTACAGTTCTTCCCTTTCAACATCAGAGTACTCTGCACCCATGGATCCTTCCCTTTTGTACCCCCCTTGGTCTACATGTACAGATGACACCAAGcagcctgctgctcctcagatTAACCTGAAGTCCAG GATTCAGCCTGAAAGGAATGATTATGGCAGTGAAACTGATTTGTATGGACTCGTGTCAGACATCTTGGAAGAACAAGACAAACCACAGCCGTGCTTTGCTGAGGG GAGTTGCCCTCCCACCCTGAAGTCTGTGTGGCCAGTGAACACAACCAGAATGGAGCACCATGACCTGTTGCCAGAAGCCAGGAGGGCAGTTGTTGgagcagtgccccagcagggtTTCTATGGCAGTGAGTCCCTCCCTACTGCTGACAAGCAGTTCCTGCAGAGTCCCACTCTGGTGGCACAGCAGAAAGCAGACGATTGTTACCGCAGCTTTGCCGGAGTGGATCTGGAAGAGCAGAGCTTGTACTCTGCCAGGAGTGATCGTGCCAATGGCTGCAACTTGCAGACTAATGAGAGTATGAAGACAACACCTGTATATCAGAACTATCCCTACATGAAGAACACTtttgcagcccaggctgggtaCTCAGAAGCAATCAAAGACTCAGGAGTTGATGCTTATTCTTATGGAAGGGAGAAGGTGTGTCCCAAAGGAGCAGATGCACAGGCGCACCCAAAGCGGGCAGAAGCATTCcttccacagtgtcacagatACAATGAGATCACAGATTATACCAGATACACTGAATATTCTCATGCTGGTAAAGCGAAGCCCAACAAGGGCACCAGTTGTAGCCTCCAAGAAAATAGAAAGCTGGTAAATGGAACCCCTGAGGCACCATCTCTGGATGCAGAGCCCTATGCTAAATTATTTCAAGTTAAATCAGGAACTCAGAAAAAATTTGAAGATACAATTTCAGATCAGCACGACTTTACATTTCCCAAGTCTGTAGGACTTGTATCAGAAAAACAGTTTGCAAACGAATCTTCCTTTGGCACTGATTTTGGGCAAAAATTTGAATATGGACTAAAATCTTTTGCAGCTTGTCCAGGGAATAATGgtgtggaaaagcagcagctttccAAGGCCGATCTTCAGAATCCTGAATTCTATAAATCACTCCCACTGTTGCCCAGTGCAACAGTCCCCTCAGCAGGCTCTAGTGCTAGGCCAGGATGGATGAACATCCAAACCAAACCCACGGCTTCTGGCCCCTTCCAGAATCCAAGTCCTTCGTTGAAACTGAATAATCAGTCACCTGCATTTCCAAAAAGTTCTCGTCATTCTAATGATGGTTTTCAGTTGCCATCTTCAAATTTGCCTTTAAATAGTAATTTACTTCACAAGTACTGTCAAGACAACACATTACTCTCCAGCCTTGACTTCAACTACAGCACTGCAGAGCGAGCTCGGGCAGCTGCGTGCATGGAAGCCCTGGTTAGGGGTGGGGAAGAGAACTTCATCGAGTACCTCAGTGAGAAGAAGTTGAAGCAGCCAAATGGATTCTGTGACAGTTACTTGGCTCAGCAGCTGGGGATCATTGACAATCTGAACAAACAGCGTTTCCAGCTGAAGCCGCAGAGTGAGCACTGTGATCTGGAAGGGCAGAACCAGGCGGATGAGGTGTTTCAGGACATGCACCAGGAGTTACTGGAGTCTCAGGGGCAGCTGCATCTTGGGGCAGGGAACGGGGACACCAGTGCCGttggtgctgggagctgcctgcaGTCTCCAGGCATTCCCAACTACGTGGTAGGTGACTTCAGGCGGAACCGGCGGCTGGGCCCCAGCACCTTCCCCATGAGATCTGCTCACCTCTTGGACCGGTCCGTGGTGCCTCTGATGGAGCCTCACACCTTGTTCTCCCAGAACGATCTCAAACGCCTCTACCCCTGCTTTACGGAGAAGATGTATGGTGACAATGCCCTTTCTGGTTTTGTGTCAGCATTTGGATTTCAAAAGCAAGTTAAAAGTCGCAGTGGGCCTGCCAGCGAGCTGCATGTGAGACTGGAAGAGTGTTATGAGCAGTGGAGAGCtttggagaaagaaagaaagaag acTGAATCAGCTCTTGCTAAGAATTTCCAAGGGAAGAAGGTTTCCAGTACTAACAGCATTCCAATTCCAAGGCTGACATCAAATCCATCAAGGGTTGATCGCTTAATTGTGGATCAGCTACGGGAACAAGCCAGA GTTGTGACTTTACTGGGGAAGATGGAGCGCCTGCGCAGTTCTCCGCTCCACCCCAACATCTACACTGCTCTGGATAAACTCCTGGAGTCGATCCACGTGGTGCAGGCTCAGAGGAAGGATGAAATCGTCAGTGCTTCCAGTCGGCAGCGGCACGGCCCTCCCAGGTGCCAGGATGAGAGAG TGGTGCTGGCTCTGGCCACGGCGCTGCAAGCCCTGTGCCTGGTCACGCGCAAGGTGCGCACCGTGCTGTGGTGCGCCTTCCAGATGACCCTGCCCAAACCCTCTG ctgctgctgggaatgcTGATATGCAGAAGGGTGATGGCATCAGATAA